The Aurantiacibacter arachoides genome window below encodes:
- a CDS encoding glycosyltransferase family 4 protein, which produces MDTLLHQAPEQSGNVNRSASVVDFRRNAPRKLRIALVGTFTPRKCGIATFTSDIFEKLAEFHPEITAEVYALDDPRRRESYRGVPGIAGIINSEDAADYEEAARAINDSGVDAVWLQHEYGIFGGPDGEMVCDFVDRLAAPLILTPHTMLEHPGERQDAILRRLVARASRIMVMSRYSRDLLATRYGAPNELLEVIDHGAPDRPFGRQEEFKERFGLAGRRVLTTFGLLGPGKGLEHAVAALPAIVAEHPDVLYRIIGATHPNLIAEQGESYREGLQARAAELGVSDHIEWVDRFLDTDELLDQLEACDIYLTPYPNLQQSTSGTLSYAVALGKAVVSTPYRHARELLVDDVGCIIEPASADAIATAVNHLLGDPAALEGLQRRAYAKGRETIWPRFAAKSARLIARAAAPAPRTHAGLPTPSLEGVLDMTDGTGMYQHAIGIVPDRRHGYCLDDNARALMLANLVEDLPSQERSRLAVTYASFVQHAWNEDARVFRNFMRFDRSWCEHEGSDDSNGRAAWALGRTLADSPDQDIREWARIWFDRTFPAFDANGSPRAVAFAMLGAAARLRIEPEHAVSRAYLEQGGAFLAQLLEKARRPDWAWFEAVLGYDNPRLSQALVEAGHLLGREDFLACGIDTLAWIAERQIGASGQFRPIGSDSFGHEHRHLPFDQQPLEAQAAIEATHSAFRATRDHRWKIHARAAWNWFFGANDRGAVLADIATGRCRDGINPRGPNANCGAESILAFQLAHYSMIALETEVGGDSRGGFDGARDERVESAIAAP; this is translated from the coding sequence GTGGATACCCTCCTGCACCAAGCCCCTGAGCAATCCGGAAACGTCAACCGCAGCGCATCGGTGGTCGACTTCCGCCGGAATGCCCCGCGAAAGCTGCGTATTGCCCTGGTCGGTACATTCACCCCGCGCAAATGCGGTATCGCTACCTTCACGTCCGATATTTTCGAGAAACTCGCCGAGTTTCATCCGGAAATCACTGCGGAAGTCTATGCCCTCGACGATCCGCGCCGGCGGGAAAGCTATCGCGGCGTGCCCGGTATCGCCGGCATCATCAATTCCGAAGACGCGGCAGACTACGAAGAGGCGGCCCGTGCCATCAACGATAGCGGCGTCGATGCGGTCTGGTTGCAGCACGAATACGGCATCTTCGGCGGCCCCGACGGCGAAATGGTGTGCGATTTCGTGGACCGGCTGGCCGCGCCGCTGATCCTTACGCCGCATACCATGCTCGAACATCCCGGAGAGCGGCAGGACGCGATCCTGCGCCGGCTCGTGGCGCGGGCCAGCCGGATCATGGTGATGAGCCGTTATTCGCGTGACCTGCTTGCCACCCGGTATGGCGCGCCAAACGAATTGCTGGAGGTGATCGACCACGGCGCGCCCGATCGTCCGTTCGGCCGGCAGGAGGAATTCAAGGAACGCTTCGGCCTTGCCGGACGCCGCGTGCTCACCACGTTCGGTCTGCTCGGCCCCGGCAAGGGCCTGGAACATGCGGTCGCGGCCCTGCCTGCCATCGTCGCCGAACACCCCGACGTATTGTACCGGATCATCGGCGCCACGCATCCCAACCTGATTGCCGAACAGGGCGAGAGTTACCGCGAGGGGTTGCAGGCGCGTGCAGCCGAGCTGGGCGTTTCGGACCATATCGAATGGGTCGATCGCTTCCTCGATACCGATGAACTGCTCGACCAGCTCGAGGCTTGCGACATCTACCTCACCCCTTACCCCAACCTGCAGCAGTCGACGTCGGGTACGCTCAGCTATGCCGTGGCCCTGGGCAAGGCAGTCGTGTCCACCCCGTACCGCCACGCGCGGGAATTGCTGGTCGATGATGTGGGCTGCATCATCGAACCTGCATCTGCCGATGCCATCGCCACTGCGGTCAATCACCTGCTGGGCGATCCTGCCGCGCTCGAAGGGCTGCAGCGTCGCGCCTATGCCAAGGGTCGCGAGACGATCTGGCCGCGTTTTGCTGCCAAGTCCGCGCGGCTCATCGCCCGCGCCGCTGCGCCCGCCCCGCGGACCCACGCCGGCCTGCCCACCCCGTCGCTGGAAGGCGTGCTGGACATGACCGACGGCACGGGAATGTATCAGCACGCGATCGGCATCGTTCCCGATCGCCGTCACGGCTATTGTCTCGACGACAATGCCCGCGCGCTGATGCTGGCAAACCTTGTGGAGGACCTGCCCTCGCAAGAACGCAGCCGGCTCGCTGTAACATACGCCTCGTTCGTCCAGCACGCGTGGAACGAGGATGCTCGCGTTTTCCGCAACTTCATGCGGTTCGACCGTAGCTGGTGCGAGCACGAGGGTTCCGATGATTCCAACGGCCGCGCCGCCTGGGCGCTGGGCCGCACCCTTGCCGATTCGCCCGATCAGGACATCCGCGAATGGGCGCGGATCTGGTTCGACCGCACGTTCCCCGCCTTCGATGCAAATGGCAGTCCGCGCGCGGTGGCATTCGCCATGCTGGGCGCGGCGGCACGGCTTCGTATCGAACCCGAGCACGCCGTATCGCGCGCCTATCTCGAACAGGGCGGCGCATTCCTGGCCCAACTGCTGGAAAAGGCGCGTCGACCGGACTGGGCGTGGTTCGAGGCGGTGCTCGGCTATGACAATCCCCGCCTGTCGCAGGCTCTGGTCGAAGCCGGCCATCTGCTAGGCCGCGAAGATTTCCTCGCCTGCGGCATCGATACGCTGGCTTGGATTGCGGAGCGCCAGATCGGCGCATCCGGCCAGTTCCGGCCGATTGGTTCGGACAGCTTCGGCCACGAACATCGCCACCTGCCGTTCGATCAGCAACCGCTGGAAGCGCAGGCGGCCATCGAAGCAACCCACTCCGCTTTCCGCGCCACGCGCGACCATCGTTGGAAGATTCATGCCCGCGCGGCCTGGAACTGGTTCTTCGGCGCCAATGATCGCGGCGCGGTGCTGGCGGACATAGCCACGGGCCGCTGCCGCGATGGCATCAATCCCCGTGGGCCCAACGCGAACTGTGGGGCGGAGAGCATTCTGG